A genome region from Ottowia testudinis includes the following:
- a CDS encoding AAA family ATPase yields the protein MPWKATGQSTQGDSMAEAQGFGTESALLALPTDGSMRQTVARAMHAGGVSQADLARQTGLSQSALSQWLNGSYKGDNAAIQAKLTAWLTAHGTRQVAVEETPAPQWVDTPTGRAVAKALTFARNKPAIAVVYGGAGVGKTTALRRFARHTQNVWIATASPAISSMAAMLRELCRVLELSGTGWKNQALSADIVRHLAGSRGLLIIDEAQHLSVPALEQLRYIYDQAETGLVLSGNERVFSQLNGGHVRSADFAQLYSRLGRRLRLSLPSEGDIDAVLNAWDITGRAERAYAAQIACLPGGLRGLFNLLEEARLAAKGMGQPVDVRLMRMAWADLVGAQ from the coding sequence ATGCCGTGGAAAGCAACGGGTCAATCAACGCAAGGAGATTCTATGGCGGAAGCTCAAGGATTTGGAACTGAAAGCGCTTTGCTTGCGCTGCCCACGGACGGCAGCATGCGCCAGACGGTGGCACGCGCCATGCACGCGGGCGGCGTGTCGCAAGCCGACCTGGCACGGCAAACCGGCCTGTCGCAATCGGCGTTGTCGCAGTGGCTGAACGGCAGCTACAAGGGCGACAACGCGGCGATTCAGGCCAAGCTGACGGCATGGCTGACCGCGCACGGCACGCGACAGGTTGCGGTTGAAGAAACGCCCGCGCCTCAATGGGTGGATACGCCGACCGGCCGTGCCGTTGCCAAGGCGCTGACCTTCGCCCGAAACAAGCCTGCCATCGCCGTGGTGTACGGCGGTGCGGGCGTGGGCAAAACCACAGCGCTTCGCCGTTTCGCGCGCCACACGCAAAACGTGTGGATCGCCACCGCCAGCCCAGCCATCAGCTCCATGGCCGCGATGCTGCGCGAGCTGTGCCGGGTGCTGGAGCTGAGCGGCACGGGCTGGAAGAACCAAGCCTTGTCCGCCGATATCGTGCGTCACCTGGCCGGCTCGCGCGGGCTGCTGATCATTGACGAAGCGCAGCACCTAAGCGTGCCGGCGTTGGAGCAGCTGCGCTACATCTACGACCAAGCGGAGACCGGCTTGGTGCTGAGCGGCAATGAGCGCGTGTTCAGCCAACTCAACGGCGGCCATGTGCGCAGCGCCGACTTCGCGCAACTGTATTCGCGCCTGGGGCGGCGGCTGCGCCTGTCGCTGCCGTCCGAGGGCGACATTGATGCGGTGCTGAACGCCTGGGATATCACCGGGCGAGCCGAGCGAGCCTATGCCGCGCAGATCGCCTGCTTGCCGGGCGGCCTGCGCGGACTGTTCAACCTACTTGAAGAGGCGCGGCTGGCCGCAAAAGGCATGGGGCAGCCCGTTGACGTGCGGCTGATGCGCATGGCTTGGGCTGATTTGGTAGGTGCGCAATGA
- a CDS encoding enoyl-CoA hydratase-related protein, which yields MTTQTPGTPTEPTVLYAQEGAVAVLTLNRPAALNSFTRQMHRDLWAALDKIEADKSIRALVLTGAGRGFCAGADLSEFDFRAGDDIMFRADPGPVIDQAFNPTTRRLMAVRVPTVCAVNGVAAGAGASVAMACDIAIAAPGASFIQAFSKIGLVPDSGGTWLLPQRVGLARAMALCMTGDKLSAADAKAMGMIWDVADDAVAAAKAMAEKLAAMPTKALVATRALLRGAHTHSLDEQLDLERDVQSRLGFTHDYIEGVTAFLEKRPAQFKGE from the coding sequence ATGACCACCCAAACGCCCGGCACCCCGACCGAGCCCACCGTTCTTTACGCGCAGGAAGGCGCCGTCGCCGTCCTGACGCTCAACCGCCCCGCCGCGCTCAACAGCTTCACGCGCCAGATGCACCGCGATCTGTGGGCCGCGCTCGACAAGATTGAGGCCGACAAGTCGATCCGCGCGCTGGTGCTCACCGGCGCCGGGCGCGGCTTTTGCGCCGGCGCCGATTTGTCGGAGTTCGACTTTCGCGCCGGCGACGACATCATGTTCCGCGCCGATCCAGGCCCGGTGATCGACCAGGCGTTCAACCCCACCACGCGGCGCCTGATGGCGGTGCGCGTGCCCACGGTGTGCGCCGTCAACGGCGTGGCGGCGGGCGCGGGCGCGTCGGTGGCGATGGCGTGCGACATTGCGATTGCCGCACCGGGCGCCAGCTTCATCCAGGCCTTCAGCAAGATCGGCCTGGTGCCCGATTCGGGTGGCACCTGGCTGTTGCCGCAGCGCGTGGGCCTGGCGCGCGCCATGGCACTGTGCATGACGGGCGACAAGCTCAGCGCCGCCGATGCCAAGGCCATGGGCATGATCTGGGACGTGGCCGACGACGCCGTGGCCGCTGCGAAGGCGATGGCCGAAAAGCTGGCCGCCATGCCGACCAAGGCGCTGGTCGCCACGCGCGCGCTGCTGCGCGGCGCGCACACGCACAGCCTGGACGAGCAGCTCGATCTGGAACGCGACGTGCAATCGCGCCTGGGCTTCACGCACGACTACATCGAGGGCGTGACGGCGTTCCTCGAAAAGCGCCCCGCGCAATTCAAGGGCGAATGA
- a CDS encoding Mor transcription activator family protein has translation MDATLIKPLRLETLPADALDALKRETDPAITPKQRELAESIFVGLINSPAAERCTKDVLAQAAIVVLIQLSNDLGGFNYYITRMGNLRAAALRRAIHAAFTGRNVAQLARQHGLTDMRVRQILAEGP, from the coding sequence ATGGATGCCACCCTCATCAAGCCTTTGAGGCTCGAAACCTTGCCCGCTGATGCGCTGGACGCCCTGAAGAGGGAGACCGACCCAGCGATTACGCCAAAGCAGCGCGAACTGGCTGAGTCCATTTTTGTGGGGCTGATCAACAGTCCCGCTGCCGAGCGTTGCACAAAGGACGTTCTGGCGCAAGCGGCCATCGTCGTCCTCATCCAGCTTTCCAACGACCTGGGCGGCTTCAACTACTACATCACCCGCATGGGCAATCTGCGCGCGGCGGCATTGCGGCGCGCGATCCACGCGGCTTTCACTGGGCGCAACGTCGCGCAACTGGCGCGCCAGCATGGGTTGACCGACATGCGCGTGCGCCAGATTCTGGCCGAAGGGCCTTGA
- a CDS encoding DUF3108 domain-containing protein, whose amino-acid sequence MAAGPKRPRRSARLAGPLTRQRRSLALTTALVVVLHALAMVVLGTLLRPPSLLKNVVAPMYTRSIQPTTPAVPMTAPPTAQPQPNRPTALIRSAQAATKKEATKRPKTTRKPPEDEASGAGASSEPPTDTANTAADVAAPEPQAAASDPPPATTVATASAPAPAPAAESTPGRAVAAAPASGPASAASAADPAFLASWPSDTRLTYKLGGNYRGELHGDARVLWQREGTRYHTAVEMSAGLLASLSFTSQGDITASGLKPEVYEENVRGRRRGVRLGEDVRLNNGTRVPRPDAVQDTASQFVELGHRFATGQVRLAPGAQIDFSMARPGGVDDWTYDVIGEETLHLPRLGPVRALHLKPRPLTKPRGPISAEIWYAPSLQYLPVRIRISQGTDTYIDLVVDTIEQQ is encoded by the coding sequence ATGGCGGCTGGCCCCAAAAGACCGCGCCGAAGCGCCCGCCTGGCTGGCCCGCTGACGCGGCAGCGCCGTTCGCTGGCCCTCACCACCGCGCTGGTGGTGGTGCTGCACGCTCTGGCCATGGTCGTGCTGGGCACGCTGTTGCGGCCGCCCAGCCTGTTGAAGAACGTGGTGGCGCCCATGTACACGCGCAGCATTCAACCGACGACACCGGCGGTGCCGATGACCGCGCCACCAACAGCGCAACCCCAACCCAATCGGCCCACAGCGCTTATCAGATCAGCGCAAGCAGCTACAAAAAAAGAAGCGACAAAGCGGCCCAAGACCACCCGCAAGCCCCCCGAGGACGAGGCCAGCGGCGCTGGCGCATCGTCTGAGCCGCCCACCGACACCGCCAACACCGCCGCCGACGTCGCGGCGCCCGAACCGCAAGCGGCCGCCAGCGACCCGCCACCCGCGACCACGGTGGCCACGGCCAGCGCCCCTGCGCCGGCGCCCGCCGCCGAAAGCACCCCCGGCCGTGCAGTGGCGGCTGCCCCCGCCTCCGGGCCCGCTTCGGCCGCCAGCGCGGCCGACCCGGCTTTCCTGGCCAGTTGGCCCAGCGACACGCGCCTGACTTACAAGCTGGGCGGCAATTACCGAGGCGAGCTGCACGGCGATGCGCGCGTGCTGTGGCAGCGCGAAGGCACCCGCTACCACACGGCGGTGGAGATGAGCGCCGGTCTGCTCGCCTCTCTCAGCTTCACCAGCCAGGGCGACATCACCGCCAGCGGCCTCAAGCCCGAGGTGTACGAAGAAAACGTGCGCGGCCGGCGGCGCGGCGTGCGGCTGGGCGAGGACGTGCGCCTGAACAACGGCACCCGCGTGCCGCGCCCCGACGCGGTGCAGGACACCGCCAGCCAGTTCGTGGAGCTGGGCCACCGCTTTGCCACCGGCCAGGTGCGGCTGGCGCCGGGCGCTCAGATCGACTTCTCGATGGCGCGGCCCGGCGGCGTTGATGATTGGACTTATGACGTGATCGGCGAGGAAACCCTGCACCTGCCGCGCCTGGGCCCCGTGCGTGCGCTGCACCTGAAGCCGCGCCCGCTGACCAAGCCGCGCGGCCCCATCAGCGCTGAGATCTGGTATGCCCCCAGCCTGCAATACCTGCCGGTGCGCATCAGAATCTCTCAAGGTACCGACACCTACATTGACCTCGTGGTGGACACCATCGAGCAGCAGTAA
- a CDS encoding transposase domain-containing protein produces MSGNGGPQYRIAVDSLPLEAQCRYWKAQVERQPLEARRDYLLQLNLEEAQKRRIARECGVARKDKPLQQLPCTEEEFKAKEQWFMRLPGSQQQESNRRSRLMVSLENRLRAAGERSRTDCIKQWAAENSLALSTVYEWRKRIANLEPTHWRVALVPDYGRQGRPALEVPADIWQGILNEWANTSKPALKPIYRRAKKVAAERGLKLPSYETIKRRLDALPRLQKIWLREGEAALEAALPSMRRDYSTLALHDEWNADGRVADVHCRWPDGTVGRPVLLAFMEQRSRVIVGWAIGKTESAHLVRQALSNALYRARAVPQRLYLDNGRAFASKEITGQQATRNRFKLSEGDVMGLATLLGAQVTWATPYNGKAKPIESFWNTIAREVDKRREFVGAYCGNAPHNRPEDHDVSRAVPIEAYERMVGEVIEAYHQRGHRGDSMHGRSPRAVYDELAENAVARQPTEAQLKCCLLAAEQVHLTREHEVVVMGNRYGCDELTALGSRGPYTARYDPDDATQPVQLFDGERFLRAVPLIAKTGFADREAAQQHARAKNAQKRAVREQARAQLDMDKAFSWDTRESTGNEISVLPRVGVPKLLKPAKDYRAPSKGAVATSGGMSLEEFRAARDRGQELSEQRLQEHEPRRAAGGM; encoded by the coding sequence GTGAGCGGCAATGGCGGCCCCCAATACCGCATCGCCGTTGACAGTCTCCCCCTCGAAGCCCAATGCCGCTACTGGAAAGCTCAGGTCGAGCGCCAGCCCCTGGAGGCACGCCGCGACTACCTTTTGCAGCTGAACCTGGAAGAAGCGCAAAAGCGCCGCATCGCCCGTGAATGCGGCGTAGCGCGCAAGGACAAGCCCTTGCAGCAGCTGCCGTGTACAGAGGAAGAATTCAAGGCCAAGGAGCAATGGTTCATGCGCCTGCCTGGCAGCCAGCAACAGGAAAGCAACCGGCGCTCGCGGCTGATGGTGAGCCTGGAAAACCGCCTGCGCGCCGCAGGCGAGCGCAGCCGCACGGATTGCATCAAGCAATGGGCGGCCGAGAACAGCCTTGCCCTGTCCACCGTGTACGAATGGCGCAAGCGCATCGCCAACCTGGAGCCCACCCATTGGCGCGTGGCGCTGGTGCCCGACTACGGCCGCCAAGGCCGGCCCGCGCTGGAGGTGCCAGCAGATATCTGGCAAGGCATCCTGAACGAATGGGCCAACACATCGAAGCCGGCCCTCAAACCCATCTATCGCCGCGCGAAAAAGGTCGCCGCCGAGCGGGGCTTGAAGCTGCCCAGCTACGAGACCATCAAGCGCCGCCTGGACGCGCTGCCGCGCTTGCAAAAGATATGGCTGCGCGAAGGCGAAGCGGCCCTTGAGGCTGCGCTGCCGTCGATGCGCCGCGACTACAGCACGTTGGCGCTGCACGACGAATGGAACGCTGACGGTCGCGTGGCAGACGTGCATTGCCGCTGGCCCGATGGCACAGTAGGCCGCCCGGTGTTGTTGGCCTTCATGGAGCAGCGCAGCCGCGTAATTGTTGGCTGGGCTATTGGCAAGACAGAAAGCGCGCACTTGGTGCGGCAGGCGCTGTCCAATGCCTTGTATCGTGCTCGCGCGGTGCCGCAGCGGCTGTACCTGGACAACGGCCGCGCCTTCGCGTCGAAGGAAATCACCGGCCAGCAGGCCACGCGCAACCGTTTCAAGCTGAGTGAAGGCGATGTGATGGGCCTGGCCACTTTGCTGGGGGCGCAGGTGACTTGGGCCACGCCGTATAACGGCAAGGCCAAGCCCATCGAGTCGTTCTGGAACACCATTGCCCGCGAGGTAGACAAGCGCCGCGAGTTTGTAGGTGCGTACTGCGGGAACGCGCCGCACAACCGGCCCGAAGATCATGACGTGAGCCGCGCGGTGCCCATTGAAGCCTATGAGCGCATGGTCGGCGAAGTGATCGAGGCGTATCACCAACGCGGCCACCGGGGCGACAGCATGCACGGGCGAAGCCCGCGCGCGGTGTATGACGAACTGGCAGAAAACGCCGTTGCACGCCAGCCGACCGAGGCGCAGCTGAAGTGCTGTCTGCTGGCGGCTGAGCAAGTCCACCTCACACGTGAGCATGAGGTGGTGGTGATGGGCAACCGCTACGGCTGCGACGAGTTGACAGCGCTGGGCAGCCGTGGGCCGTACACCGCGCGCTACGACCCCGACGATGCCACGCAGCCGGTACAGCTGTTCGATGGCGAGCGCTTCTTGAGGGCCGTGCCCTTAATTGCCAAAACGGGTTTTGCTGACCGTGAGGCAGCGCAACAGCACGCGCGCGCGAAGAACGCGCAAAAGCGCGCGGTGCGCGAGCAGGCGCGGGCGCAGCTGGATATGGACAAGGCGTTCTCTTGGGATACGCGCGAGAGCACAGGCAACGAAATAAGCGTGCTGCCCCGCGTGGGTGTACCCAAGCTGCTGAAGCCAGCCAAGGACTATCGGGCACCCAGCAAAGGCGCTGTGGCCACCAGCGGAGGCATGAGCCTTGAGGAGTTTCGCGCCGCGCGTGATCGCGGGCAGGAGCTGAGCGAGCAGCGCTTGCAAGAACACGAACCCCGGCGCGCGGCCGGGGGAATGTGA
- a CDS encoding enoyl-CoA hydratase yields the protein MAYEFITTRTEGEKVGVITLNRPKQLNALSPALMVELGQALKAFDADEAIGCIVITGNEKAFAAGADIGAMATYTFADVYRDDYITRDWETIGGIRKPVIAAVSGFALGGGCELAMMCDFIIAADNAKFGQPEIKLGIIPGAGGTQRLPRAVGKAKAMDLVLTGRMMDAKEAEAAGLVSRVVPLDKLMDEALAAALMISGYGRMAVMAAKECVNKAFEGTLADGVMFERRLFHALFATADQKEGMDAFVNKRPAAFKNQ from the coding sequence ATGGCCTATGAATTCATCACCACCCGCACCGAGGGCGAGAAGGTCGGCGTCATCACGCTCAACCGCCCCAAGCAGCTCAACGCCCTCAGCCCCGCGCTGATGGTGGAACTGGGCCAGGCACTGAAAGCCTTCGACGCCGACGAAGCCATTGGCTGCATCGTCATCACCGGCAACGAGAAGGCGTTTGCCGCCGGCGCCGACATCGGCGCCATGGCCACCTATACCTTTGCCGACGTCTACCGCGACGACTACATCACGCGCGACTGGGAAACCATCGGCGGCATCCGCAAGCCCGTGATCGCCGCCGTCAGCGGCTTTGCCCTGGGTGGTGGCTGCGAGTTGGCGATGATGTGCGACTTCATCATCGCCGCCGACAACGCCAAGTTCGGCCAGCCCGAGATCAAGCTCGGCATCATCCCCGGCGCGGGCGGCACGCAGCGCCTGCCGCGCGCCGTGGGCAAGGCCAAGGCGATGGACCTGGTGCTTACCGGCCGCATGATGGACGCGAAAGAAGCCGAAGCCGCCGGACTGGTCAGCCGCGTGGTGCCGCTGGACAAGCTGATGGACGAGGCGCTGGCCGCCGCGCTGATGATCAGCGGCTACGGCCGCATGGCCGTGATGGCGGCCAAGGAATGCGTCAACAAGGCTTTCGAAGGCACGCTGGCGGATGGCGTGATGTTCGAGCGCCGCCTGTTCCACGCGCTGTTCGCCACCGCCGATCAGAAAGAAGGCATGGACGCCTTCGTCAACAAGCGCCCCGCCGCTTTCAAAAATCAGTGA
- a CDS encoding regulatory protein GemA — protein sequence MAAERQPRKTRLSRNQLAVIHIARQQLGIDDPTYRALLRGAAGVTSSTELNEADFEAVMRRFGQLGFTGRKGVATSALAPHARATDGYRPGMATPAQIDTIRGMWAKWHGSDDERALSRWIERYYGISALRFCDVQTAQKAIEGLKAMNARRARLNAEK from the coding sequence ATGGCTGCTGAGCGACAACCCCGAAAAACCCGCCTGTCGCGCAACCAGCTGGCGGTGATTCACATCGCCAGGCAACAGCTTGGCATAGATGACCCGACGTACCGCGCGCTGTTGAGGGGTGCCGCTGGCGTCACCAGCTCGACTGAGCTGAACGAAGCCGACTTCGAGGCCGTCATGCGCCGCTTTGGGCAACTGGGCTTCACTGGCCGCAAAGGTGTTGCAACGTCAGCACTGGCGCCGCATGCGCGGGCGACCGACGGCTATCGCCCCGGCATGGCAACGCCGGCACAGATCGACACCATTAGGGGCATGTGGGCCAAGTGGCACGGCAGCGATGACGAGCGGGCGTTGTCACGCTGGATCGAGCGGTACTACGGCATTTCCGCTTTGCGCTTCTGCGACGTACAGACGGCGCAGAAAGCGATTGAAGGCCTGAAGGCCATGAACGCGCGCCGCGCGCGCTTGAACGCAGAGAAATAG
- a CDS encoding phage protease has translation MIDGLTPEQLAIAQACGLTPEQFSAALADEKRQSALAASMPQPTMAEIFAKCGIPLQSADGAGVAALSCEIAALSAQADGATVLIQATPAQDFVLSDGRDLGIPACRMNAGVAAKVISAFNAAQPLVIDYEHQTLHTQTNGKDAPAAGWIHGLKWIEGKGLYVVAELTKRARQLIRDGEYRYFSPVIQYSKHTGEVLRVLMGALTNNPAIHGMDGVKVQ, from the coding sequence ATGATTGATGGGCTGACACCTGAGCAGTTGGCGATCGCACAGGCGTGCGGGTTGACGCCCGAGCAGTTCTCGGCGGCGCTTGCCGACGAGAAGCGGCAAAGCGCACTGGCAGCCAGCATGCCGCAGCCGACGATGGCGGAGATTTTTGCCAAGTGTGGGATTCCTTTGCAGTCCGCTGATGGCGCAGGCGTGGCCGCGCTGTCATGTGAGATTGCCGCACTGTCTGCACAAGCCGATGGCGCAACGGTGCTGATTCAGGCTACGCCCGCGCAAGACTTCGTGTTATCTGATGGGCGCGACCTGGGAATCCCGGCTTGTCGTATGAACGCGGGCGTTGCGGCCAAGGTGATCTCGGCTTTCAATGCCGCGCAGCCCCTTGTGATCGATTACGAACATCAAACCTTGCATACCCAGACAAACGGCAAGGACGCGCCTGCGGCTGGCTGGATTCATGGCCTGAAGTGGATCGAGGGCAAAGGGCTGTACGTGGTGGCTGAGCTGACAAAGCGCGCACGGCAGTTGATCCGGGATGGCGAGTACCGCTACTTCTCGCCCGTCATTCAGTACAGCAAGCACACGGGCGAGGTGCTGCGCGTCTTGATGGGCGCGCTAACCAACAACCCGGCCATTCATGGGATGGATGGGGTGAAGGTGCAGTAG
- the paaI gene encoding hydroxyphenylacetyl-CoA thioesterase PaaI produces the protein MSAHISEAAAADLARRVGESMYAADAASRDTMGIELLACEPGRATMRMVVKPLHLNGHQICHGGFIFTLADSTFAFACNSRNHNTVANGCSIEFLRPAHEGDVLTAEGVEQNLAGRHGIYDIRVSNQKGQTVALFRGKSTQISGTVIPE, from the coding sequence ATGAGTGCTCACATTTCAGAAGCTGCCGCCGCTGATTTGGCGCGGCGCGTGGGCGAATCAATGTATGCGGCCGATGCGGCATCCAGGGACACCATGGGCATCGAGCTGCTGGCTTGCGAGCCTGGCCGGGCCACCATGCGCATGGTGGTCAAGCCGCTGCACCTGAACGGCCACCAGATTTGCCACGGCGGCTTCATCTTCACGCTGGCCGATTCCACCTTTGCCTTTGCCTGCAACAGCCGCAACCACAACACGGTGGCCAATGGGTGCAGCATCGAATTCCTGCGGCCCGCGCACGAGGGTGATGTGCTGACGGCCGAAGGCGTGGAGCAGAACCTGGCCGGGCGCCATGGCATCTACGACATCCGCGTCAGCAACCAGAAGGGCCAGACGGTGGCGCTGTTTCGCGGCAAGAGCACGCAGATCAGCGGCACCGTGATTCCCGAATAA
- a CDS encoding helix-turn-helix domain-containing protein: protein MSTSKDKKGSLSLGRRLIDERKRLKLTQKEAAEGCRVSREMWGRYERDDAMPGANVLENFVSLGAYPDVLLGDPGNESRQGIALLLSEIAAQLGLYNKQNELDAIERKLLEESRSDWKEMLGGPVAPSNQPSAASLMENWLSCSPHVLFPRHRWALEDAIQTLEFALEVADKKMTPQDKASAIEELWRDAKQGNRDRVDLASVKALIDKSASSGRL, encoded by the coding sequence ATGTCAACATCAAAAGATAAGAAAGGGTCTCTTTCTCTTGGTCGGCGACTCATTGATGAGAGGAAGCGCTTGAAGCTGACCCAGAAGGAAGCTGCCGAGGGGTGCAGAGTCAGCCGTGAGATGTGGGGGCGATACGAGCGTGATGACGCCATGCCAGGCGCCAACGTGCTGGAGAACTTTGTTTCTCTAGGCGCCTATCCTGATGTGCTGCTGGGCGATCCTGGAAATGAGTCTCGTCAAGGCATTGCGTTGCTTTTGTCGGAGATTGCCGCGCAGCTAGGGCTGTACAACAAGCAAAACGAGCTTGATGCCATCGAGAGGAAGCTTCTTGAAGAAAGCCGGTCTGATTGGAAAGAAATGTTGGGCGGGCCAGTTGCACCATCCAATCAACCGAGCGCCGCTAGCTTGATGGAGAACTGGTTATCGTGTAGCCCTCATGTGCTGTTTCCGCGTCACCGGTGGGCCCTCGAGGATGCAATTCAAACCCTCGAATTTGCGCTTGAGGTCGCTGACAAAAAAATGACACCGCAAGACAAAGCGAGCGCAATAGAAGAGCTATGGCGGGACGCCAAACAAGGCAATCGTGATCGGGTCGATTTGGCTAGCGTGAAGGCGTTGATCGATAAGTCTGCGAGCTCTGGGCGGCTATGA
- a CDS encoding DNA-binding protein encodes MRTPQEARKELLRKGVPIIKWAKEHGVPRSVVYGVLSGRLVGTFGHAHRAAVLLGLKDGEV; translated from the coding sequence ATGAGAACCCCACAGGAGGCGCGAAAGGAGCTTCTCCGAAAGGGTGTCCCGATCATCAAATGGGCAAAAGAGCACGGTGTTCCCCGCTCAGTGGTTTACGGTGTTTTGTCGGGCAGGCTCGTTGGCACATTCGGTCATGCTCACAGGGCAGCTGTACTGCTGGGCCTGAAAGATGGCGAAGTGTGA
- the paaK gene encoding phenylacetate--CoA ligase PaaK, whose amino-acid sequence MSAASFPLEPIEKASIDELRALQLQRLQWSLRHAYENSPVYKAKFDEAGVHPDDCKQLADLAKFPFTTKKDLRDSYPFGMFAVPREQVARIHASSGTTGKPTVVGYTLKDIDTWAGVVARSIRASGARPGDMLHNSYGYGLFTGGMGVHYGAEKLGLTVVPFGGGQTERQIQLIQDFKPTIITVTPSYMLAIADEVERQGIDPKSLSLRIGIFGAEPWTNEMRSAIEARMNIDAVDIYGLSEVMGPGVANECIETKDGPTIWEDHFYPEIIDPDTGEPVPDGQEGELVFTSLTKEALPIIRYRTRDLTRLLPGTARTMRRMQKITGRSDDMMIIRGVNVFPTQIEELLLKRPELSPHYQCVLTREGPMDNLKVAVECAPGVDPDGIAARAAAKLLQHEIKVYIGSSVEVDLKGEGGIERSVGKAKRVVDLRPK is encoded by the coding sequence ATGAGCGCCGCCAGCTTCCCCCTGGAGCCGATCGAGAAAGCCAGCATCGACGAGTTGCGCGCGCTGCAATTGCAGCGCCTGCAATGGTCGCTGCGGCACGCTTACGAGAACTCGCCCGTCTACAAAGCCAAGTTCGACGAGGCCGGCGTGCATCCCGACGATTGCAAGCAACTGGCCGACCTGGCTAAGTTCCCCTTCACCACCAAGAAGGATTTGCGCGACAGCTACCCCTTCGGCATGTTCGCGGTGCCGCGCGAGCAGGTGGCGCGTATCCACGCCAGCAGCGGCACCACGGGCAAACCCACCGTGGTCGGCTACACGCTCAAAGACATCGACACCTGGGCCGGCGTGGTAGCGCGCAGCATTCGTGCCAGCGGCGCGCGTCCGGGCGACATGCTGCACAACAGCTATGGCTACGGCCTGTTCACCGGCGGCATGGGCGTGCATTACGGTGCCGAGAAGCTGGGCCTGACGGTAGTGCCCTTTGGCGGTGGCCAGACCGAGCGGCAGATTCAGCTGATTCAGGATTTCAAGCCCACCATCATCACCGTCACGCCCAGCTACATGCTGGCGATTGCCGACGAGGTGGAGCGGCAAGGCATCGACCCCAAGAGCTTGAGCCTGCGCATCGGCATCTTCGGCGCCGAGCCGTGGACCAACGAGATGCGTTCGGCGATCGAGGCGCGCATGAACATCGATGCCGTGGACATCTACGGCCTGTCGGAAGTGATGGGCCCCGGCGTGGCCAACGAATGCATCGAGACCAAGGACGGCCCCACCATCTGGGAAGACCACTTCTACCCCGAGATCATCGACCCCGACACCGGCGAGCCCGTGCCCGACGGGCAAGAGGGCGAACTCGTCTTCACCAGCTTGACGAAAGAGGCGCTGCCCATCATCCGCTACCGCACGCGCGATTTGACGCGCCTGCTGCCCGGCACCGCGCGCACCATGCGCCGCATGCAGAAGATCACAGGCCGCTCGGACGACATGATGATCATCCGCGGCGTCAACGTGTTTCCCACGCAGATCGAGGAACTGCTGCTCAAGCGGCCCGAGCTGTCGCCTCACTACCAGTGCGTGCTGACGCGCGAGGGGCCGATGGACAACCTGAAGGTGGCGGTGGAATGCGCACCGGGGGTCGACCCCGACGGTATCGCGGCACGCGCCGCCGCCAAGCTGCTGCAGCACGAGATCAAGGTCTACATCGGCAGCAGTGTCGAGGTCGACCTGAAAGGCGAAGGCGGCATCGAGCGCAGCGTGGGCAAGGCCAAGCGCGTTGTCGATCTGAGGCCGAAGTGA